AGATAGCCAGTTTGAGCTTGAGTTTGCGGATTTCCTTGAACGATTGGGTGATGATGAGATTGTTTCGTTTGCGAAGAATTATTATGAAGTGCATTTTAAGATAGACTATAAAAACGCCGATGGGACGATAGCGAATTATTACCCGGACTTCTTTGTCAAAACGGATGAAAAGACGGTGTATGTCGTTGAGACTAAGGGGCGTGAGGATCTAGACGATCTTTTGAAGATTAAAAGGCTTGCCCAGTGGTGCGATGACGCAAATGCCCGGCAGAAGAAAAGCACTTATAAAATGCTCTATGTGAGGCAGGAAGAATGGGACAAGTATAAACCGAAGAATTGGGATGATATAGTTTCAATTACGAAGAAGTGAGGTTTTAATATGTCTTTCAACCCGAAATTCACCATTACTCCGAAGATCAACAAAGCCCTCGTGGAAATCGAGCGTGTGCGGGGGTTTCTGGATGCGGTAAAGCTCAAGGATGACTGGTTTGCCGACATGCAGAAAAAGGCGCTTATCC
This Candidatus Zixiibacteriota bacterium DNA region includes the following protein-coding sequences:
- a CDS encoding type III restriction endonuclease subunit R is translated as DSQFELEFADFLERLGDDEIVSFAKNYYEVHFKIDYKNADGTIANYYPDFFVKTDEKTVYVVETKGREDLDDLLKIKRLAQWCDDANARQKKSTYKMLYVRQEEWDKYKPKNWDDIVSITKK